From the genome of Variovorax sp. RA8, one region includes:
- a CDS encoding VOC family protein: MHVQPYLFFEGRCEEALEFYRAKLGAEVTMLMRFKDSPEPAGSAEMCGGAEMSGPPAGNNVMHAEFRIGDTTLLASDGLAKEAPVFRGFSLSLTAADEADAKRKFAALGEGGQVQMPLGPTFFSPCFGMVQDRFGVSWMVGVFDAPKG, from the coding sequence ATGCATGTCCAGCCCTACCTGTTCTTCGAAGGCCGCTGCGAGGAGGCGCTCGAGTTCTACCGCGCCAAGCTCGGCGCCGAGGTGACGATGCTGATGCGCTTCAAGGACAGCCCCGAACCGGCGGGCAGCGCCGAGATGTGCGGCGGCGCCGAGATGTCCGGCCCGCCTGCCGGGAACAATGTGATGCACGCGGAGTTCAGGATCGGCGACACCACGTTGCTGGCCTCCGACGGCCTGGCCAAGGAGGCGCCCGTCTTCCGCGGCTTCTCGCTGTCGCTCACGGCGGCGGACGAAGCCGATGCCAAGCGCAAGTTCGCGGCGCTCGGCGAAGGCGGCCAGGTCCAGATGCCGCTCGGGCCGACCTTCTTTTCGCCTTGCTTCGGCATGGTGCAGGACCGCTTCGGTGTCAGCTGGATGGTCGGCGTGTTCGACGCGCCGAAGGGCTGA
- a CDS encoding non-ribosomal peptide synthetase, translating to MFHPPSLESLPPAATALSQDSLAYVFEEQCATRPTQLAYGFLAEDLSLAQQCSYVQLRDDVHQIAAWLAAATRPGDRVLLAFPPGLDFVRVFWACLLSGRVAVPVPAPDPIRLHHAAPRLRSVIADSRAALVLTSATLLDAAAAALDPATLAMARWTALPDAAQLAALAQDFVPPGIDGQALAYLQYTSGSTSAPRGVRLSHLNVLANVRAMIAGGHASADSRGLSWLPHFHDYGLAFGVLAPVVAGATGYLMSPVAFLRRPLRWLEAIETYRITHTGAPDSAFVACLQALGDKALGARLDSLVSLNCGAEPVKADTVERVLAVFGAAGMPARVFAPSYGLAEAVLGVSASRLDVAPRIVSADPAALLAHRFDPLPEGAAQGRRLVSCGQAMRDTEILIVDEDQHACADRCIGEIWVRSPGVGGGYWMQPEATEATFGAHLADGTGPFLRTGDLGFLDGGELFVTGRLKDLIIVHGENHYPQDVEWSAERAHPALRPGFGAAFAVETPAGEGVVLALELDRRAQAEADAEAVFRAVRRAIAVEHGLPVHAVALLRAGGLPRTSSGKVQRHRCREAFLTGELPLVAPIDAGAQLPHEESAQEGEDRERLGYVLPRDEREQAVWDIWCEVLGTRAFGVHESFFELGGNSLRMTQVLSRLSARFGVALPLAELFEHASVAAMAAHVAKAEQQPLESRAAAPAGIEPVPRGAPLPASLSQRRMWVIQHFDPATTAYNVPIAIRLRGAFDPALCQQALDAMVQRHEGLRTCFVMGEHEPMQKILPALAVQVEQIDLSRLPERERNAQARVLLAERAAQPFDLSQAPLHRPTLIRLGEREHVLFWLLHHAITDNWAGALLMREALAAYGALAAGREPVSAPPAIGYADYAAWQRSPAAVEARRPHLDYWLERLRDLPDLDLPTDFPRPAKASHRGARVSAGLPPRLREAMRDFGGREAVTPFVVYLSAFVLMLSRHAKSEDIAIGTPIANRHRFAAEPLVGTLVNTLVMRTDLGGDPSFTQLVHRVRRNALEAYTHQDAPFDELIDALGHDRTLHPEGPVRVLFNVLNAPVGEPELFGLEVDEYDFERVAAQFDLSMHIDTEFSHRIHLEYASDLYSEATAARMLENYLALVERLLAQPERRISTHEMLAPAQLNLLRHGWNGARSPLPARQLVHDYLDLGAPEVRERVAVIDAAGRTLSYGELEARSNRLAHALRVRGIARGKRVGLCIARSPDMLVAQLAVMKAGAAYVPLDPDYPADRLRFMAADADLAAVLAQQDTHDILEGLAIPMLAIDDKRLAAGHPEQPLAPDPTLDATPLDEAYLIYTSGSTGQPKGVRVPHRGVVNFLAGMVKAPGLTAQDCVLAITSPSFDPSVLDLLLPLVVRAKVIIASQQQVHDPAALRMLLETHQATLLQATPSGWRALIETGWAGAPGFRGLIGGESLPPVLAEQLLARMAELWNIYGPTETTVWATAWKVAEPRKVIAVGRPIDNVMVWVLDEHGHACPIGVPGELYIGGAGVTLGYYHRDELTAERFVPDPFGEEHGARLYRTGDLGRWRHDGQLELMGRADHQVKLRGFRVEMGEIESALLDHPELAHCVAVTRAEREDDVRLVAYFVSRGPVPPAPPVLREHLRTRLPHYMIPQHFVSLDAMPLLPNGKVNRAALPAPVMDVTLADGRSYVAPATHGEQLIAGIWSELLGVEQIGRTDNFFDLGGHSLLAMRAVAAIEALMGWKVAPRRLIYESLQQIAREENLQAR from the coding sequence ATGTTCCATCCGCCGTCGCTCGAAAGCTTGCCGCCCGCCGCCACCGCACTGTCACAAGACAGCCTGGCCTATGTCTTCGAGGAGCAATGCGCGACACGGCCGACGCAGTTGGCCTACGGCTTCCTGGCGGAGGACCTGTCCCTGGCGCAGCAGTGCAGCTACGTCCAGCTGCGTGACGATGTCCACCAAATCGCCGCCTGGCTGGCCGCCGCGACCCGCCCGGGCGACCGCGTGCTGCTGGCCTTCCCGCCGGGGCTGGATTTCGTGCGGGTGTTCTGGGCCTGCCTGCTCAGCGGCCGAGTGGCAGTGCCGGTGCCGGCGCCCGATCCGATCCGCCTGCATCACGCGGCACCGCGCCTGCGCAGCGTGATCGCCGATTCACGCGCGGCCCTGGTGCTGACCAGCGCCACGCTGCTCGACGCCGCGGCGGCCGCGCTGGACCCCGCCACCTTGGCGATGGCGCGCTGGACCGCGCTGCCCGATGCGGCGCAGCTGGCGGCCCTGGCGCAGGACTTCGTCCCGCCGGGGATCGACGGGCAGGCACTGGCCTACCTGCAATACACCTCCGGCTCCACCTCCGCGCCGCGCGGCGTGCGCCTGTCGCACCTGAATGTGCTGGCGAACGTGCGCGCGATGATCGCCGGGGGCCATGCAAGCGCCGATTCGCGCGGGCTGAGCTGGCTGCCGCACTTCCACGACTACGGCCTGGCCTTCGGCGTGCTGGCGCCGGTGGTGGCCGGTGCCACCGGCTACCTGATGTCGCCGGTGGCCTTCCTGCGCCGGCCGCTGCGCTGGCTGGAGGCCATCGAGACCTATCGCATCACGCACACGGGCGCACCGGACTCGGCGTTCGTCGCCTGCCTGCAGGCGCTGGGTGACAAGGCGCTCGGCGCACGCCTGGACAGCCTGGTGTCGCTCAACTGCGGCGCCGAACCGGTCAAGGCCGACACGGTGGAGCGTGTGCTCGCGGTCTTCGGTGCGGCGGGCATGCCCGCGCGGGTGTTCGCGCCGTCCTACGGCCTGGCCGAGGCGGTGCTGGGCGTCAGCGCGAGCAGGCTGGACGTGGCGCCGCGCATCGTGTCGGCGGACCCCGCGGCCCTGCTGGCCCACCGCTTCGACCCGTTGCCCGAAGGCGCGGCGCAGGGACGCCGGCTGGTCAGCTGCGGACAGGCGATGCGGGACACGGAGATCCTGATCGTCGACGAGGACCAGCACGCCTGTGCCGATCGCTGCATCGGCGAGATCTGGGTGCGGTCGCCCGGCGTCGGCGGCGGCTACTGGATGCAGCCCGAAGCTACCGAGGCTACCTTCGGCGCGCACCTGGCGGACGGCACCGGCCCCTTCCTGCGCACCGGCGACCTCGGCTTCCTCGATGGCGGTGAGCTGTTCGTCACCGGCCGTTTGAAGGACCTGATCATCGTCCACGGCGAGAACCACTATCCGCAAGATGTGGAGTGGAGCGCGGAGCGCGCCCATCCGGCGCTGCGGCCGGGTTTCGGCGCGGCCTTCGCGGTCGAGACGCCGGCCGGCGAGGGTGTGGTGCTGGCGCTGGAGCTGGACCGGCGCGCGCAGGCCGAGGCAGATGCCGAGGCGGTGTTCCGCGCGGTGCGCCGCGCGATCGCGGTGGAGCACGGCCTGCCGGTGCATGCCGTCGCCCTGCTGCGCGCGGGCGGATTGCCGCGCACTTCCAGCGGCAAGGTGCAGCGCCACCGCTGCCGCGAGGCCTTCCTGACCGGCGAGCTGCCGCTGGTGGCGCCGATCGATGCCGGCGCCCAGCTCCCCCACGAGGAGAGCGCGCAAGAGGGCGAGGACCGTGAGCGCCTGGGTTACGTGTTGCCGCGCGACGAGCGCGAGCAGGCGGTATGGGACATCTGGTGCGAGGTGCTGGGCACGCGGGCCTTCGGCGTGCATGAGAGCTTCTTCGAGCTCGGCGGCAACTCGCTGCGCATGACGCAGGTGCTCTCGCGGCTGTCGGCGCGCTTCGGCGTGGCGCTGCCGCTGGCCGAATTGTTCGAGCATGCGAGCGTGGCCGCGATGGCGGCCCACGTGGCGAAAGCCGAGCAACAGCCGCTGGAGAGCCGGGCGGCGGCACCGGCCGGCATCGAGCCCGTGCCGCGCGGCGCGCCGTTGCCGGCCTCGCTCTCGCAGCGGCGCATGTGGGTGATCCAGCATTTCGACCCGGCAACGACCGCCTACAACGTGCCGATCGCGATCCGGCTGCGCGGCGCCTTCGATCCGGCGCTGTGCCAGCAGGCGCTCGACGCCATGGTGCAGCGGCACGAGGGCCTGCGCACCTGCTTCGTGATGGGCGAGCACGAGCCGATGCAGAAGATCCTGCCGGCGCTGGCCGTCCAGGTCGAGCAGATCGACCTCAGCCGGCTGCCCGAGCGCGAGCGCAACGCGCAGGCGCGTGTGTTGCTCGCCGAGCGCGCGGCGCAGCCCTTCGACCTGTCGCAGGCCCCGCTGCACCGGCCGACCCTGATCCGGCTGGGCGAGCGCGAGCACGTACTGTTCTGGCTGCTGCACCATGCTATTACCGACAACTGGGCCGGCGCGCTGCTGATGCGCGAAGCCCTCGCCGCCTATGGCGCGCTCGCGGCCGGGCGCGAGCCGGTGTCGGCACCGCCGGCGATCGGCTATGCCGACTACGCTGCCTGGCAGCGCAGTCCGGCGGCGGTGGAGGCGCGCCGGCCGCACCTTGACTACTGGCTGGAGCGCCTGCGCGACCTGCCCGACCTTGACCTGCCCACCGACTTCCCGCGGCCAGCCAAGGCCAGCCACCGGGGGGCGCGCGTCTCGGCCGGGCTGCCGCCGCGGCTGCGCGAGGCGATGCGCGACTTCGGCGGGCGCGAGGCGGTCACGCCCTTCGTGGTCTACCTGTCGGCTTTCGTGCTGATGCTGTCGCGCCATGCGAAGAGCGAGGACATCGCGATCGGCACGCCGATCGCGAACCGCCACCGATTCGCGGCCGAGCCTCTCGTGGGCACGCTGGTCAACACGCTGGTGATGCGCACCGACCTCGGGGGCGATCCCAGCTTCACGCAGCTGGTGCATCGCGTGCGCCGCAACGCGCTGGAGGCCTATACGCACCAGGACGCGCCCTTCGACGAGCTGATCGACGCCCTGGGGCACGACCGCACGCTGCATCCCGAAGGCCCGGTGCGCGTGCTCTTCAACGTGCTCAATGCGCCGGTGGGCGAGCCGGAGCTTTTCGGGCTGGAGGTGGACGAGTACGACTTCGAGCGCGTGGCCGCGCAGTTCGACCTGTCGATGCACATCGACACCGAGTTCTCGCACCGCATCCACCTCGAGTATGCGAGCGATCTCTACAGCGAAGCCACCGCCGCGCGCATGCTCGAGAACTACCTGGCGCTGGTCGAGCGGCTGCTGGCGCAGCCCGAGCGGCGGATCTCGACGCACGAGATGCTCGCGCCGGCGCAGCTCAACCTGCTGCGCCACGGCTGGAACGGTGCGCGCTCGCCGCTGCCCGCGCGGCAACTGGTGCACGACTACCTGGACCTGGGCGCGCCGGAGGTGCGCGAGCGCGTGGCGGTGATCGACGCGGCCGGCCGCACGCTGAGCTACGGCGAGCTGGAGGCGCGCTCGAACCGGCTGGCCCATGCGCTGCGCGTGCGCGGCATCGCGCGCGGCAAACGCGTCGGCCTGTGCATCGCGCGCAGCCCCGACATGCTGGTCGCGCAGCTGGCGGTGATGAAGGCGGGCGCGGCCTACGTGCCGCTGGACCCCGACTACCCGGCGGATCGCCTGCGCTTCATGGCGGCCGATGCCGACCTGGCCGCGGTGCTCGCGCAGCAGGACACGCACGACATCCTGGAGGGGCTGGCGATCCCGATGCTGGCGATCGACGACAAGCGGCTGGCGGCCGGCCACCCGGAACAGCCGCTGGCACCCGACCCGACGCTCGACGCCACACCGCTGGACGAGGCCTACCTGATCTACACCTCGGGCTCCACCGGCCAGCCCAAGGGCGTGCGGGTGCCGCACCGCGGGGTGGTCAACTTCCTCGCCGGCATGGTGAAGGCGCCCGGGCTGACGGCGCAGGACTGCGTGCTGGCGATCACCAGTCCTTCCTTCGACCCCTCGGTGCTGGACCTGCTGCTGCCGCTGGTGGTGCGCGCGAAGGTGATCATCGCCTCGCAGCAGCAGGTGCACGATCCGGCCGCGCTGCGCATGCTGCTCGAAACGCACCAGGCCACGCTGCTGCAGGCCACGCCCTCGGGCTGGCGCGCGCTGATCGAGACCGGCTGGGCCGGCGCTCCGGGCTTCCGCGGGCTGATCGGCGGCGAGTCGCTGCCGCCGGTGCTGGCCGAGCAGCTGCTGGCGCGCATGGCCGAGCTCTGGAACATCTACGGGCCCACCGAGACCACGGTCTGGGCCACCGCCTGGAAGGTGGCCGAGCCGCGCAAGGTGATCGCGGTCGGGCGGCCGATCGACAACGTCATGGTCTGGGTGCTCGACGAGCACGGCCATGCCTGCCCGATCGGCGTGCCCGGCGAGCTCTACATCGGCGGCGCCGGCGTCACCCTCGGCTACTACCACCGCGACGAGCTGACGGCCGAGCGCTTCGTGCCCGACCCCTTTGGGGAGGAGCACGGCGCCCGGCTCTACCGCACCGGCGACCTGGGCCGCTGGCGCCACGACGGGCAGCTCGAGCTGATGGGCCGCGCCGACCACCAGGTGAAGCTGCGGGGCTTCCGCGTCGAGATGGGCGAGATCGAATCCGCACTGCTCGACCACCCCGAGCTGGCGCACTGCGTGGCGGTGACGCGCGCCGAGCGCGAGGACGATGTGCGGCTGGTGGCCTACTTCGTCTCACGCGGCCCGGTGCCGCCGGCGCCGCCGGTGCTGCGCGAGCACCTGCGCACGCGCCTGCCGCACTACATGATCCCGCAGCACTTCGTCTCGCTCGACGCGATGCCGCTGCTGCCCAACGGCAAGGTCAACCGCGCCGCGCTGCCCGCGCCGGTGATGGACGTCACCCTGGCCGACGGGCGCAGCTACGTGGCGCCGGCCACGCACGGCGAGCAGCTCATCGCCGGCATCTGGTCGGAACTGCTGGGCGTCGAGCAGATCGGCCGCACCGACAATTTCTTCGACCTGGGCGGGCACTCGCTGCTGGCCATGCGGGCGGTCGCGGCGATCGAGGCGTTGATGGGCTGGAAGGTCGCGCCCCGCCGCCTCATCTACGAGAGCCTGCAGCAGATCGCGCGCGAGGAGAACCTTCAGGCGCGCTGA
- a CDS encoding TetR/AcrR family transcriptional regulator, translating to MKNTPTLSNPPPPARSTYRHGDLRRALLEAGVELARQGGPDAVVLREATRRAGVVPNAAYRHFTSRQALLLAVRAAALSAAAGAMEAELAAVPRDGSPEEIARASVRAIGAGYLRFAQEQTGLFRTAFGAPVELEDPPTDAKGGASGLNPFELLGAALDQMVAAGVLPPERRPGAEFLAWSAVHGLALLIIDGPLRGVPREQTDELGRKLLEMVEKGL from the coding sequence ATGAAAAACACCCCGACACTCTCCAACCCCCCGCCGCCGGCACGCAGCACCTATCGCCATGGCGATCTGCGCCGGGCGCTGCTGGAAGCGGGTGTCGAGCTGGCCCGCCAGGGCGGCCCGGACGCGGTGGTGCTGCGCGAGGCCACCCGTCGTGCCGGCGTCGTGCCCAATGCGGCCTACCGGCACTTCACCAGCCGCCAGGCGCTGCTGCTGGCCGTGCGCGCCGCGGCCCTGTCGGCAGCGGCCGGCGCCATGGAGGCCGAGCTCGCGGCCGTGCCGCGCGACGGGTCGCCTGAGGAAATCGCCCGCGCGAGCGTTCGCGCCATCGGTGCCGGCTACCTGCGCTTCGCCCAGGAGCAGACCGGCCTGTTCCGCACCGCCTTCGGCGCCCCGGTGGAGCTGGAGGACCCGCCCACCGACGCCAAGGGCGGCGCGAGCGGTCTCAACCCGTTCGAGCTGCTGGGCGCCGCGCTCGACCAGATGGTGGCCGCCGGTGTGCTGCCTCCCGAACGGCGCCCCGGCGCCGAGTTCCTGGCCTGGTCGGCGGTCCATGGCCTGGCGCTGCTGATCATCGACGGCCCGCTGCGCGGCGTGCCCCGCGAGCAAACCGACGAGCTGGGCCGCAAGCTCCTGGAAATGGTGGAAAAGGGACTGTGA
- a CDS encoding VOC family protein, whose translation MSTKIFVNLPVKDLEKSKAFYGALGYSFDPRFTNEQGACMVISEDIHAMLLVESFFRTFTPKAIADASKSTEVLLCLSCESRAEIDAQVAKALAAGGSTPTEARDHGFMYQHGFEDLDGHMWELAYMDMSAFPQA comes from the coding sequence ATGAGCACCAAGATCTTCGTGAACCTCCCCGTCAAGGACCTCGAGAAGTCCAAGGCCTTCTACGGGGCCCTCGGCTACAGCTTCGACCCGCGCTTCACCAACGAGCAGGGCGCCTGCATGGTGATCAGCGAGGACATCCACGCGATGCTCCTGGTCGAGAGCTTCTTCAGGACCTTCACGCCCAAGGCCATCGCCGACGCCTCGAAGAGCACCGAGGTGCTGCTGTGCCTTTCTTGCGAGAGCCGGGCCGAGATCGATGCCCAGGTCGCCAAGGCCTTGGCCGCCGGCGGCAGCACGCCCACCGAGGCAAGGGACCACGGCTTCATGTACCAGCACGGCTTCGAGGACTTGGACGGCCATATGTGGGAGCTCGCGTACATGGACATGAGCGCCTTCCCGCAGGCCTGA
- a CDS encoding M48 family metallopeptidase, which produces MSVAVQRSLRYGDERIAFSLRVQPARRAQRIAIHVEPDGRVVVDVPKETSEAAVQAAVQQRARWISGQVAAVRARLAHALPRAHVSGESLFYLGRRYVLKVIVDEGRDGHVRLSGTRIEVAVAKGDMARVRALLDAWYRKRAGEVLAARLAALAPLLSWVRTPPPMQLRVTKKRWGSCSPAGRLTLNPNLVKAPRECIDYVLIHELCHLGEHNHGPRFHRLLDTLMPDWRRVKERLDGLVEQLMPA; this is translated from the coding sequence ATGAGCGTTGCAGTCCAGCGAAGTCTTCGCTACGGCGATGAACGGATCGCGTTCAGCTTGCGCGTCCAGCCGGCGCGCAGGGCGCAGCGCATCGCCATTCACGTCGAGCCCGATGGGCGCGTGGTGGTCGATGTGCCGAAAGAGACGTCCGAGGCCGCGGTGCAGGCTGCGGTGCAGCAGCGCGCGCGCTGGATCAGCGGCCAGGTCGCGGCTGTTCGAGCGCGTCTCGCGCATGCATTGCCGCGCGCGCATGTCAGCGGCGAGTCCCTGTTCTATCTCGGCCGGCGCTATGTGCTCAAGGTCATCGTCGATGAAGGCCGGGACGGCCACGTGCGCTTGAGCGGCACGCGCATCGAAGTCGCGGTTGCGAAGGGCGATATGGCCCGCGTGCGGGCGTTGCTCGACGCCTGGTACCGAAAGCGCGCCGGCGAGGTGCTGGCTGCGCGCCTCGCGGCGCTGGCGCCCTTGCTCAGCTGGGTCCGCACGCCGCCGCCGATGCAGCTGCGCGTCACGAAGAAGCGATGGGGCAGCTGCTCGCCGGCAGGCCGCCTCACGCTCAACCCGAATCTCGTGAAGGCGCCGCGCGAATGCATCGACTACGTGCTGATCCACGAGTTGTGCCATCTCGGCGAGCACAACCATGGTCCGCGCTTCCATCGGCTGCTGGACACGCTGATGCCCGATTGGCGCCGGGTCAAGGAGCGCCTGGACGGCCTGGTGGAGCAGCTGATGCCCGCTTGA
- a CDS encoding M14 family zinc carboxypeptidase, giving the protein MNSTDLPELLELAQLVPLAGAHLETRVLCEVAAGARHFPIQAFLLGSTRPDAPAVGFFGGVHGLERIGAQVAIAYLRSLVMRLAWDETLHRQLETMRLVFMPLVNPGGMWLGTRANPNGVDLMRNAPVESKEHVPYLIGGQRISAKLPWYRGAAGDPMECESAALCTLVETELLGRPLSVAVDCHSGFGLTDRIWFPYAHTARPIGHLAEMHALCEILDQSLLHHRYKLEPQSRQYLAHGDLWDHLYLGADQRPGSVFLPVTLEMGSWLWVKKNPRQLFSRHGIFNPVIEHRHQRVLRQHIAWLDFITRAVGSHERWLPTGPRRVHHEQQAMVRWYGRL; this is encoded by the coding sequence GTGAATTCCACGGACCTGCCTGAATTGCTGGAGCTGGCGCAGTTGGTCCCGCTGGCCGGCGCGCACCTGGAGACGCGCGTCCTGTGCGAAGTGGCAGCCGGCGCGCGGCACTTCCCGATCCAGGCCTTTCTGCTCGGCAGCACCCGGCCGGACGCACCGGCCGTCGGCTTCTTCGGCGGCGTGCACGGGCTGGAGCGCATCGGCGCGCAGGTCGCGATCGCCTACCTGCGCAGCCTGGTGATGCGGCTCGCCTGGGACGAGACGCTGCACAGGCAGCTCGAGACGATGCGGCTGGTGTTCATGCCGCTGGTCAATCCGGGCGGCATGTGGCTGGGCACGCGCGCCAACCCCAACGGCGTCGACCTGATGCGCAACGCGCCGGTCGAATCGAAGGAGCACGTGCCCTACCTGATCGGCGGCCAGCGCATCAGCGCGAAGCTGCCCTGGTACCGCGGCGCTGCGGGCGACCCGATGGAATGCGAGAGCGCGGCGCTGTGCACGCTGGTCGAGACCGAGCTGCTGGGCCGGCCGCTCAGCGTCGCGGTGGACTGCCACTCGGGCTTCGGCCTGACCGACCGCATCTGGTTCCCCTATGCGCACACCGCGCGGCCCATCGGGCATCTGGCGGAGATGCACGCCCTGTGCGAGATCCTCGACCAGAGCCTGCTGCACCATCGCTACAAGCTGGAGCCGCAGAGCCGGCAGTACCTGGCCCACGGGGATCTCTGGGACCACCTCTACCTGGGCGCCGACCAACGGCCGGGCAGCGTGTTCCTGCCGGTGACGCTGGAGATGGGGTCGTGGCTGTGGGTCAAGAAGAACCCGCGCCAGCTCTTCTCGCGCCACGGCATCTTCAACCCGGTGATCGAGCACCGGCACCAGCGCGTGCTGCGCCAGCACATCGCGTGGCTGGATTTCATCACCCGCGCTGTCGGCAGTCACGAACGCTGGCTGCCCACCGGCCCACGACGTGTGCATCATGAGCAGCAGGCGATGGTGCGCTGGTACGGGAGGCTTTGA
- a CDS encoding DNA-3-methyladenine glycosylase — translation MKARIPADIDFFAPSHEVAPRLLGLVLLVGGVGGRIVETEAYDREDPASHTFGGLTPRNAAMFGPPGRVYVYRSYGIHWCLNFVCREEGHGAGVLIRALAPTAGLERMRARRGVDDIRLLCAGPGRVGQALGIDAGFNGKRLDRPPFALLAAPDDHPAVVVEAGPRIGITKAADVPWRFGEKGSPFLSKPFSRGKAQRA, via the coding sequence GTGAAAGCACGCATCCCCGCCGACATCGATTTCTTCGCACCTTCGCACGAGGTGGCACCGCGCCTGCTCGGCCTGGTGCTGCTGGTCGGCGGTGTCGGCGGCCGCATCGTCGAGACCGAAGCGTACGACCGCGAGGACCCGGCCTCCCACACCTTCGGCGGCCTCACGCCGCGCAATGCCGCCATGTTCGGTCCGCCCGGCCGGGTCTACGTCTACCGTTCCTACGGCATTCACTGGTGCCTCAATTTCGTTTGCCGCGAGGAGGGCCACGGCGCCGGGGTGCTGATCCGCGCGCTGGCGCCCACTGCTGGACTCGAGCGCATGCGCGCGCGGCGCGGCGTCGACGACATCCGTCTGCTGTGCGCAGGTCCCGGCCGGGTGGGCCAGGCGCTCGGCATCGATGCCGGCTTCAACGGCAAGCGGCTCGACCGGCCGCCCTTCGCACTGCTCGCCGCGCCCGACGATCACCCGGCCGTGGTGGTCGAGGCCGGGCCGCGCATCGGCATCACCAAGGCGGCCGACGTGCCCTGGCGCTTCGGCGAGAAAGGCTCGCCCTTCCTGAGCAAGCCCTTCAGCCGCGGCAAGGCTCAGCGCGCCTGA
- a CDS encoding alpha/beta fold hydrolase has protein sequence MDTWVLIRGLTRESGHWGRFVGLLQDHFPAARIVALDLPGNGRLNDMRSPTRIEATMEACREQLRALGIAPPYHLLAMSLGAMVAVDWAVQHPRELAGCVLINTSLRPFSPFYERLRPGNYGALLGLAFGRQGAREREATILRLTTRHPGGGMAVLDDWTAIREARPVSASNAVRQVLAAARYRAPAQAPFAPLLVLASTRDGLVNPRCSRRLARQWGAEIAEHPSAGHDLPLDDGAWLAAQVGRWAAQGLKRASAAPPGRPGAP, from the coding sequence ATGGACACCTGGGTGCTGATACGCGGACTCACGCGCGAGAGCGGGCACTGGGGGCGCTTCGTCGGGCTGCTGCAGGACCACTTTCCCGCCGCGCGGATCGTGGCGCTCGACCTTCCGGGCAACGGGCGGCTGAACGACATGCGCAGCCCGACGCGCATCGAGGCCACGATGGAAGCCTGCCGCGAGCAGCTTCGCGCGCTCGGCATCGCACCGCCCTACCACCTGCTCGCGATGTCGCTCGGCGCGATGGTGGCAGTGGACTGGGCGGTGCAGCACCCGCGCGAGCTCGCGGGCTGCGTGCTGATCAACACCAGCCTGCGGCCCTTCAGTCCCTTTTACGAACGCTTGCGCCCAGGAAACTACGGCGCACTGCTCGGCCTGGCCTTCGGGCGCCAGGGCGCTCGCGAGCGGGAGGCGACGATCCTGCGGCTCACCACCCGCCACCCCGGTGGCGGCATGGCCGTGCTCGACGACTGGACGGCGATCCGCGAGGCGCGACCGGTGTCGGCGTCGAACGCAGTGCGCCAGGTGCTGGCGGCGGCGCGCTACCGGGCGCCTGCGCAGGCGCCTTTCGCGCCGCTGCTGGTGCTGGCAAGCACCCGCGACGGCTTGGTGAATCCGCGCTGCTCGCGTCGGCTGGCACGCCAATGGGGGGCGGAAATCGCGGAGCACCCCAGCGCCGGGCATGACCTGCCGCTGGACGATGGGGCGTGGCTTGCGGCGCAGGTGGGGCGCTGGGCCGCGCAGGGCCTCAAGCGGGCATCAGCTGCTCCACCAGGCCGTCCAGGCGCTCCTTGA